The segment GCTGAACGAGCAGCGTGACTGTCTCCAGGCATCTTCCGATGCATGCATGGTGGAGTGGAGTTTCCCCCAGCATGTCAGTGGCACCGAGGTTCGCATTCAGGTCAGTCAGAAGGAATGCGATTTCAGCATGGCCGTATTTAGCTGCAACGTGTAGAAGAGTGAAGCCTGTTTTGCCTTTTGTGTCAACAGTGGTGCTGTAACAGAGGAGTTCTTTGACGGAATTACTATTACCTGCTCTGCATGCATCAAAAATAGGCTGATCACATCTCTGCCAAGTGTCTCTCACATCCTCCTTTTGCCCGAGTCTTCTTTCTGCCAGCTGGGGTGGTGTCAGCCCTGCCTTGTTCTTCACAGTGAGTGACGCCCCACTTGTGACTGCCAGCTTGATCACCTCAAGGAGCCCTGCTTCTGCTGCAAGGTGCAGGACGGTGTTGCCTTCTCCGTCTTGCTCGTCGACATGCTGGTCAGTCAGGAGTCGAAATGCCAGGTAGGCGTGCTGGCGTGGCAGGGAGACGTAAATGGTGTCACCTATCACCTCTGCAGTGAAAATCTGGTATGGAATAAGCATGGGCGTATTATCAAGATAACAGAAGCAACGCTGTTTGACTTTCTCAATAATGTTGTTGCAGAGTGAGTTCAGCTCCAGCATATACCTTTGCCTTGCTGGGGGGAGTGGCATGTGCAATTTCTCTTTCAAATCCAAATGGAAGATACAAGCGAGGCCGTCCCGAAAATGCGACACCATTCCACAAACTGTGGTTCTTACTGTATTCACCAGAGCTGTTAGGAAAGCTGCACGGATCATGTTTTGAGGCGCACGGTCGTTGCCTGTTTCCATCATTTTGCACAGACACCATTCCGTGAGGTGTTTGCTGGGTCCCCACACTGACCAGTAGAGAAGCGGCAGACTGTGCTCAGAGTCATTCGCGTTGAGAACAAGTTGTAGCTGATCCTCTCCGCAGGACGCCTCAAGTTCTTGTAGAAACTCTGGGCTGTGAAGACAAGGGTGTTGAACCATTTCTGGTAGTTTGCCTCTTTCCAACTCTTCCACCATCCTTTGTATCATCAGACGACCATTGTCTGGTTGAGATATCAAAATGACAGACGGGTCTGTGACAGTATGCTGTGTGCGCACGTGCTGTACGAGGAACTTGACGTCACAAACTTGCAGCAGTACTGTTTCCAGGTAAGACTGACCAAGGGCAAGACCAGCGGCGTCATACAGGACTCTGTTGATGAACATGCTGTCGCTCGTTGCCAGAAGTGAACCTTTGAAGAGACTACAATACTCTTCGAGTTGAGTCGCGGAGAACTTCGGAAAACCAAGACTTTTCAGCTGGTACACAACCTCTGCTGGGTAAGCTACGAAACTACCCTGACCTTTCATTGTTAGCCCAAGCAAGGCTCCAATTATCTGCCCGTGCTTTTGGTCATACAGCATGCGCAGAAAGAGATCCGCATATGGTTGGGTCGACAACGTGTCATCCTGCTCTAGTTCTACGACTCCCATACTGCTCAGCAGAGGACGGACAGAGGCACGATCATACCGTACAAGCTCCAGCAACACGTGAGGATAGACAACAAAGACAAGCTTGGTGGTCAGACTATTGATGCTGTACAAACTGTGCTTATAGAACCTGTGGTACTGTTCCTTGTCAAGGCGGACATCCCCAAAGGCACAGTCAAAGATCACAAGACTCCCCCTCTCTACAGGCCCCTTCTTATCCCAGTCACTGACACAGCTGAGATCATACACTGTGTAGCCCTTCTCACGGTAGTGACGGCGTAGAGCGGCGAGAAAAGACTGTCTGGTAAGACCTGGGTGTGCTGACAGTAACAGCAGACGTTCCCCTGTTGTCAGGATGTGCAGCGCCCTtctgaagctgtctgtgttgatAATGTTGTCAACTGCCTCGTCGTCTTCACTGGACAGTGCTCCATGTTCCGTGACAccttaaaaacacatttcacaaTGAAAGCCAGCTGCATTGATAGTGCAATTAGAAAACACATCAGTAAAATGGGTGATGATGGAAAGAGAAAACAGGTAGAATAATCTGACTTTAGTCGTTTTAAAATTGTATATTCCTGCGGgttaggtttgtttgtttgtttgtttgaagggCCATATtggggcggtgctgctttgacatataatgtgcgccacacacaagacagaagtcgcagcacaggcttcatgtctcacccagtcacattattctgacaccggaccaaccagtcctagcactaaccccataatgccagacgccaggcggagctgccactagattgccaattttaaagtcttaggtatgacccggccggggttaccactaggccaaccgtgccggtctgcgGATTAGTACTGCAAGTAGTTACAAGTTTGACTGGATGAAAAAAAACGGGGGAtagtgagggaggggggagggggtgtcttTGGGTGGGCGAGTAGGTCAATAATGTTTTACCTCTTTTTCTTCTCACTTCTACATGTAAACAACCATGACAATCTTATGAACTTTGCACAATGCTCAACTATAAAACCATCTGTAGACAAAATAAGTTCTATCATGCCCCACAGTACCTGTGACAGCTTGGAAGGGAATCTCTTGATCTCCACTTATATAAGCGTGAGATATGTTGTAGGTAATGTGGGGTTGGTGCACATGCTGCCCAATGTGAACCCGGTTGTGGCTGTGGACTTCGTTGTGGACCAGGTTGTGGTTGTGGACCTGGTTGTGGACCTGGTTGTGGACCTGGTCGATCTTGAAGGTGTTCGAGCTGTTGATGGTCTCAGCAATGTTGGTCTGACACTTGGACTGCTTGTAAATGTGTACCGGTGCTTCGTCTGAAAGGAATTAGCGAATGCCAATGCATTATGTTGTTGTGCGTTTGAGTTTGTTTCTACTTGGATAATGATGACCATGCTAAATTCACATTACGCATGAGCTGAAAACGACAGTTTCCAAAGAACGAAAGGAAGACGATGATATATGTAGATGTTTTCAGCAAACATGCTTGGCTTTTTTGTCACCAATAACCAACCCATCgacaacaccaccatcaccactaaCAAGAACAGCGACATAAGCATCAGCGTGGTGTTTTTTCGGAATGTAAGCAA is part of the Littorina saxatilis isolate snail1 linkage group LG15, US_GU_Lsax_2.0, whole genome shotgun sequence genome and harbors:
- the LOC138948530 gene encoding serine/threonine-protein phosphatase 6 regulatory ankyrin repeat subunit C-like, yielding METPGEEHPSSHDTIPHTVPHPPDGIASPTNSAEDFTQPPVDLSQASDHNTPRDTVQHHDYDHSTVPKQLAQPMDVEVSFPQDMMEACVAGAVAPGYTTNSNEAPVHIYKQSKCQTNIAETINSSNTFKIDQVHNQVHNQVHNHNLVHNEVHSHNRVHIGQHVHQPHITYNISHAYISGDQEIPFQAVTGVTEHGALSSEDDEAVDNIINTDSFRRALHILTTGERLLLLSAHPGLTRQSFLAALRRHYREKGYTVYDLSCVSDWDKKGPVERGSLVIFDCAFGDVRLDKEQYHRFYKHSLYSINSLTTKLVFVVYPHVLLELVRYDRASVRPLLSSMGVVELEQDDTLSTQPYADLFLRMLYDQKHGQIIGALLGLTMKGQGSFVAYPAEVVYQLKSLGFPKFSATQLEEYCSLFKGSLLATSDSMFINRVLYDAAGLALGQSYLETVLLQVCDVKFLVQHVRTQHTVTDPSVILISQPDNGRLMIQRMVEELERGKLPEMVQHPCLHSPEFLQELEASCGEDQLQLVLNANDSEHSLPLLYWSVWGPSKHLTEWCLCKMMETGNDRAPQNMIRAAFLTALVNTVRTTVCGMVSHFRDGLACIFHLDLKEKLHMPLPPARQRYMLELNSLCNNIIEKVKQRCFCYLDNTPMLIPYQIFTAEVIGDTIYVSLPRQHAYLAFRLLTDQHVDEQDGEGNTVLHLAAEAGLLEVIKLAVTSGASLTVKNKAGLTPPQLAERRLGQKEDVRDTWQRCDQPIFDACRAGNSNSVKELLCYSTTVDTKGKTGFTLLHVAAKYGHAEIAFLLTDLNANLGATDMLGETPLHHACIGRCLETVTLLVQHGSDVNAQDLYQMTPLHDACAQNDKDSAEVLLHHNADVNLRNSNGHTPLHLACLNSHWDTAEVLLQYFADINGSLHEDDPFTLLHHAIAVGDTALAEFLLLHNALIDEKNATGFSPLHLACQGKHTDIAQLLLKHGANVNRKTRRGIAPLHYACMAGCTDIVQMLVSNRANVDVKTNKMVTPLHYACIRGNTDIVSLLASNNANVNVKSRSGLAPLHYASMRGHPNIMGLLVSLNSNVNVKTRSGLTPLYYACKGNKANIARLLVANRADVNVTNTDNDTLLHYACCENNADIVRLLLNHGADVNNQNTDGETALHVACQGADTDIVRLLLGCKDTVSVSDDEGKRPSTALCEPPAKVNINMKDNQGVTALYKACEARNTATVRLLLQQDDIDVNAAGDGCWSPLRVACTLGKTDIAQLLLLHNADVNMSGSLGLTPLHCVCVSGHRDVVHLLLRHGADVNISDSVDRTALQFACEDNRNNIPHLLLQHGANVNISDGDGETILLRACTLGHQDIVQYVLEDNSDMNKEACVLYDALQTAQWNGHREIVQLLQQFMSPSHPDSVPQQPSLQLSAQ